Proteins co-encoded in one Methanobacterium veterum genomic window:
- a CDS encoding PP2C family protein-serine/threonine phosphatase has protein sequence MKNLENIKSKVILLALCSAVIFIMKFIFHYFFPGIPISELGPASALPPVLGLMFGVWGAAGVAIGYSVSELAAGSSPEIYGISFFIQFLYAYIPYKLWYTLNWDETTTLPRLDTVKHLVKFVVIMFINAAVMAGLLGFLMDGLGLYDLVSLTTLIFAVNNFDFSIMFGTLILIGANFYGISMYKPKKVKKTRVPPKIFDLIAVLVVVISIGNGIYSAFTDPNIWGWIAGVITYSLVLIYVFRPITSEIRERATEIKMSLTENLIVIFIIMGAIIAILTGIRSLFIVSAMTNLQFWDSVYLNITLILSVFYIASIAFLWYIERNISTPIESISDIVKNYVSDSGGIRNNDAIISKCEQYTAQKSEVGILAASFQKMAMDLEIYVKNLKSVTAEKERINTELNVAKKIQEDMLPRKFPAFPERNEFDVYAMNIPAKEVGGDFYDFFLIDEGHLAIVIADVSGKGVPAALFMVVAKTLIKNHAQLGKSPAEVFTAVNNQLCEGNDENMFVTAWMGILEIETGKFTYVNAGHNPPLLKHAGKNYVWLKSKPGFVLAGMEDINYHQNAIALEPGDRVYLYTDGVTEASNINDELFGDSRLLQIMNDKKDIGLKELVSYVKEKVDVFAGEREQFDDITMLVMEYKK, from the coding sequence ATGAAGAATTTAGAGAATATTAAATCAAAAGTCATATTACTTGCCCTCTGCAGTGCTGTTATATTTATTATGAAGTTTATTTTTCATTATTTCTTTCCAGGGATCCCAATATCTGAATTAGGCCCTGCCAGTGCACTACCTCCTGTATTGGGCCTGATGTTTGGAGTATGGGGTGCAGCAGGGGTAGCGATTGGATATTCTGTATCTGAATTGGCGGCAGGTTCATCCCCTGAGATTTATGGTATAAGCTTTTTTATACAATTTTTATACGCATATATTCCTTACAAGTTGTGGTACACGTTGAACTGGGACGAAACAACCACTTTGCCTAGATTAGACACGGTTAAACATCTGGTAAAGTTTGTAGTAATCATGTTTATAAATGCTGCCGTTATGGCAGGACTGCTTGGATTTTTAATGGATGGATTGGGCTTGTATGATCTGGTTTCTTTGACCACGTTGATATTTGCTGTCAACAACTTCGATTTTTCCATAATGTTCGGGACCCTGATCCTTATTGGGGCTAATTTCTATGGTATTTCGATGTATAAACCAAAAAAGGTAAAGAAAACAAGAGTACCGCCTAAAATATTTGATTTAATAGCAGTGCTGGTTGTTGTAATTAGTATTGGGAACGGTATTTATTCTGCATTCACTGATCCGAATATATGGGGATGGATTGCAGGAGTTATAACTTATTCATTGGTTTTAATCTATGTTTTCAGGCCAATTACCAGTGAAATAAGGGAAAGGGCAACTGAAATAAAAATGTCTTTAACAGAAAACTTAATTGTAATTTTTATCATTATGGGGGCAATTATTGCAATATTAACTGGAATAAGGTCTCTTTTCATAGTTTCAGCGATGACTAACCTGCAGTTTTGGGATTCTGTATATTTAAATATTACATTAATCCTTTCTGTTTTTTATATTGCGTCCATTGCATTTTTGTGGTATATAGAAAGGAATATTTCCACGCCAATAGAGTCCATATCGGATATTGTAAAAAATTATGTCAGTGATTCGGGTGGAATAAGAAACAACGATGCTATCATCTCAAAATGTGAACAGTATACAGCTCAAAAAAGTGAAGTAGGAATTTTAGCGGCTTCTTTTCAAAAAATGGCAATGGACCTTGAAATTTATGTGAAAAACCTTAAAAGTGTCACCGCTGAAAAAGAAAGGATCAACACGGAGCTGAACGTTGCAAAAAAAATACAGGAAGATATGCTGCCTCGTAAATTCCCGGCTTTTCCTGAAAGAAATGAATTCGATGTTTATGCCATGAATATACCTGCAAAGGAAGTTGGCGGGGATTTTTATGATTTCTTTTTAATAGATGAAGGCCATCTGGCAATTGTAATTGCAGATGTCTCTGGAAAGGGAGTACCTGCGGCGCTGTTTATGGTAGTTGCAAAGACGTTGATTAAAAACCATGCACAGCTTGGAAAAAGTCCTGCAGAAGTATTTACGGCAGTTAATAATCAGTTGTGCGAAGGAAATGATGAAAACATGTTTGTAACCGCGTGGATGGGTATTCTAGAAATTGAAACTGGTAAGTTTACCTATGTTAATGCGGGCCATAACCCTCCATTGCTAAAACATGCAGGTAAAAATTATGTTTGGCTCAAATCAAAGCCGGGATTTGTTCTGGCAGGTATGGAAGATATCAATTACCATCAAAATGCAATCGCACTGGAACCTGGGGATAGGGTCTATTTATATACTGACGGCGTAACAGAAGCCAGCAACATTAATGATGAATTATTTGGGGATTCCCGTTTACTGCAAATTATGAATGATAAAAAGGATATAGGCCTTAAAGAATTAGTTTCCTATGTTAAAGAAAAAGTTGATGTTTTTGCAGGGGAAAGGGAGCAGTTTGATGATATAACAATGCTTGTTATGGAATATAAAAAATAA
- a CDS encoding nicotinate phosphoribosyltransferase, producing the protein MFHVAEENEIMDGKVTDVYFNRTLEILKQKDVNCRVKAEFAAKSLPEGYEWAVLAGLEEVINLLKDLPVNVRAMKEGTIFYPNQPVLEIEGNYQDFCVYETAILGLLCQATGIATKAARYKKLAGERLVMSFGARRMHPVIAPMIERSAYIGGCDGVSVIKSGEIVGEDPLGTIPHALVICIGSTVESIKAFDDVIDPSVNRVALIDTFNDEKFECLNVAEAMGEKLYAVRFDTPSSRRGDFYRILEEARWELDLRGFGSVKFFVSGGIQENEVQSLNKLVEGYGIGTSISNAQVVDFSMDIVELNREPVAKRGKFSGAKRVLRCLKCGKDLILPFKKESEICECGGRYEDIIYPFIESHKVIQELPGPGKIREYVLEQLENVEDL; encoded by the coding sequence ATGTTTCATGTTGCTGAAGAAAATGAAATTATGGATGGTAAGGTCACTGATGTATATTTTAACAGGACTCTGGAAATTCTTAAACAGAAAGACGTTAACTGCAGGGTCAAAGCAGAATTTGCTGCCAAAAGTTTACCTGAAGGGTATGAATGGGCAGTTTTAGCAGGTTTAGAAGAAGTTATTAACCTTTTAAAAGACCTGCCTGTAAATGTAAGGGCCATGAAGGAAGGAACAATTTTCTATCCTAACCAACCTGTGCTGGAAATAGAGGGTAACTATCAAGATTTCTGTGTTTATGAAACTGCCATACTGGGGCTTTTATGTCAGGCCACGGGCATTGCAACTAAAGCTGCGAGGTATAAAAAATTGGCAGGGGAACGTTTGGTAATGAGTTTCGGCGCTCGGAGGATGCATCCTGTAATTGCACCTATGATAGAAAGGAGCGCTTATATTGGGGGATGCGACGGAGTTTCAGTCATCAAAAGTGGAGAAATCGTAGGGGAAGACCCTTTAGGAACTATTCCTCATGCCTTGGTGATCTGCATTGGTTCTACGGTAGAATCCATAAAAGCTTTTGATGATGTTATAGATCCCAGTGTCAATCGAGTGGCACTTATTGATACATTCAACGATGAAAAGTTCGAATGCTTGAACGTTGCAGAAGCAATGGGAGAAAAACTTTATGCAGTACGTTTTGACACCCCTTCTTCAAGACGGGGGGATTTTTACCGTATTCTTGAAGAAGCGAGATGGGAACTGGACTTAAGAGGTTTCGGCAGTGTTAAATTTTTTGTCAGCGGGGGAATTCAGGAAAATGAAGTACAAAGTTTGAATAAACTGGTAGAGGGCTATGGAATTGGGACATCTATCAGTAATGCGCAGGTCGTTGACTTTTCAATGGACATAGTGGAGCTGAATAGAGAACCTGTAGCTAAAAGAGGTAAATTTTCTGGGGCAAAACGGGTCCTTAGATGCTTAAAATGCGGTAAAGACTTAATTTTACCATTTAAAAAAGAATCTGAAATATGTGAATGCGGCGGAAGGTATGAAGACATTATTTATCCATTCATAGAAAGTCATAAAGTTATTCAAGAACTGCCAGGTCCTGGAAAAATCAGGGAATATGTTCTGGAGCAATTAGAGAACGTTGAAGATCTATAG
- a CDS encoding ABC transporter permease — translation MSFKKFILKSSFRKKSRTLYQLLGISIPILIILFFAINIQTSQGLNEKFIPNEDILIVGSENNITQASLPIRESLIDELKKDNRIENVVGLISGRCDIEGINGTVMGVNSSDTDFMKMMLANGRKFNDNEKEVVLSNDIAAKLNKTVGEYVFINKNKYKIVGVTIKISKNDDKFYTSLKNVQEFETLYNLPIDYKNGSVEEILIQTKEGVNNIEITKDLKNQYINENISIMGPTEEGEKDYNYQELVNKIIFIFVPTIIGILLTLIIMMKSVGDRTREIGVLKAIGWKSRRIFAMVMSETFIISIVSFIFASIIAILITFAIYLMHPFYRIDFFNFLGTLSFKTFLNTFMIVVVMALSGALLPAIRASRLSPAEAVKEE, via the coding sequence ATGTCATTTAAAAAGTTTATTTTAAAAAGTTCATTTAGAAAAAAATCAAGAACTCTATATCAATTATTAGGCATATCCATACCAATATTAATAATTCTTTTTTTTGCAATTAATATACAAACAAGCCAGGGATTGAATGAAAAATTCATACCTAATGAGGATATATTGATAGTAGGATCTGAGAATAATATTACTCAAGCTTCACTACCCATACGTGAAAGTTTAATAGATGAGCTAAAAAAAGATAATCGTATTGAAAATGTAGTTGGGTTAATTAGTGGTAGGTGCGATATTGAGGGTATTAATGGTACTGTGATGGGTGTTAATTCATCGGATACAGATTTCATGAAAATGATGCTTGCTAATGGCAGAAAATTTAATGATAATGAAAAAGAAGTAGTGTTATCTAACGATATTGCTGCGAAGTTAAATAAAACGGTTGGAGAATATGTTTTTATTAATAAAAATAAATATAAAATCGTTGGAGTAACTATTAAAATAAGTAAGAATGATGATAAATTTTACACTTCGTTAAAAAATGTTCAAGAATTTGAAACATTATATAATTTACCTATAGATTATAAAAACGGGTCTGTTGAAGAAATTCTTATTCAAACTAAAGAAGGTGTAAATAATATAGAAATTACCAAAGATTTAAAAAATCAATATATTAATGAAAATATTAGTATTATGGGTCCTACTGAAGAAGGAGAAAAAGATTACAACTATCAAGAGTTGGTAAATAAAATAATATTTATATTTGTTCCAACGATAATAGGGATTTTATTGACTTTAATTATTATGATGAAGTCCGTTGGTGATAGAACACGAGAAATTGGTGTTTTAAAGGCGATAGGTTGGAAATCGAGGAGAATTTTTGCAATGGTAATGAGTGAAACGTTCATAATATCCATAGTTTCATTTATATTTGCTTCGATAATTGCAATTTTAATAACTTTTGCTATATATCTGATGCATCCTTTTTATAGGATTGATTTCTTTAACTTCTTGGGAACCTTGTCATTTAAAACGTTTTTAAATACGTTTATGATTGTTGTTGTCATGGCTTTGTCAGGTGCATTATTACCTGCTATTAGGGCAAGTAGATTATCTCCAGCTGAAGCTGTAAAGGAGGAATAA
- a CDS encoding ABC transporter ATP-binding protein: MVNVVEIENLSKYYENGNVKALDGINLTIEEGEFVAIMGPSGSGKSTLLNMIGSLDRSDNGKIVVDGHDLLLEKDLSNFRSETIGFVFQLHNLLPMLSSLENIELPTYELKISSDEREKRASKLLKKVGLEDKAKFSPKKLSGGERQRIAVARALVNNPSIILADEPTGSLDSDNSQKILQLLKDLHKEENITLIIITHDPNIAQQAGRIVNILDGKIANG; encoded by the coding sequence ATGGTTAATGTCGTCGAGATTGAAAATTTATCAAAATATTATGAGAATGGGAATGTTAAAGCGTTAGATGGTATCAATTTAACAATTGAAGAAGGTGAATTTGTAGCCATTATGGGTCCATCGGGTTCTGGTAAATCAACACTGTTGAATATGATTGGTTCGTTGGATAGATCAGACAACGGGAAGATTGTTGTGGATGGTCATGATCTTTTATTAGAGAAAGATTTAAGTAATTTCCGTAGTGAAACCATTGGTTTTGTTTTTCAACTACACAACCTTCTTCCTATGTTGTCTTCACTTGAGAACATTGAACTTCCAACCTATGAATTAAAAATTTCATCAGATGAAAGAGAAAAAAGAGCTTCCAAATTATTGAAAAAAGTAGGTTTGGAAGATAAAGCTAAATTTTCTCCTAAAAAGTTGTCTGGTGGTGAAAGACAAAGAATTGCTGTTGCACGAGCACTTGTTAACAATCCATCCATCATTCTTGCTGATGAACCAACAGGTTCTTTAGATTCTGATAATTCTCAGAAAATTCTACAATTACTGAAGGATTTACACAAAGAAGAAAATATTACCTTAATAATCATAACCCATGATCCAAACATAGCACAACAGGCTGGAAGAATCGTTAATATTTTAGATGGAAAAATAGCAAATGGATAA
- a CDS encoding thiamine pyrophosphate-dependent enzyme, giving the protein MDPKVFDVRNADVAWCPGCGDFSILRTLKMALAELEIDSRELVLVSGIGQAGKLPHYLKSNTYNSLHGRAASPATAIKAVNKGLKVIVTTGDGDMYGEGGNHFMHTIRRNPDITTIVHNNMVYGLTKGQASPTTQKDFKTPLQVEGVSLEPFNPLSIAIGLDASFVARTFAGDMNHMKEIFKKAIEHKGYSLVDVFQPCVTYNKINTFKWFKENVYYLDDSYDPHNRSEAFKKAIEYLKFPLGVLYINPNKTPYEDILTVYNEEDTPLYERDVDMEKLKNLIRSKRKI; this is encoded by the coding sequence ATGGATCCAAAAGTCTTTGATGTTCGAAATGCAGATGTTGCGTGGTGTCCTGGTTGTGGGGACTTTTCAATTCTCAGGACATTGAAAATGGCTCTTGCTGAGCTTGAAATAGATTCCCGCGAGCTTGTACTTGTATCTGGAATTGGTCAAGCCGGGAAACTTCCCCACTACCTTAAATCCAACACATATAACAGCCTTCACGGCAGGGCAGCTTCTCCTGCAACTGCAATAAAAGCCGTAAATAAGGGCCTTAAAGTGATAGTTACAACAGGTGATGGAGATATGTATGGAGAAGGTGGAAACCATTTCATGCACACAATCCGTCGAAATCCAGATATAACTACTATAGTGCACAACAACATGGTTTACGGTCTGACCAAAGGCCAAGCGTCACCAACCACTCAAAAAGATTTTAAAACACCGCTGCAGGTTGAAGGCGTATCTTTAGAACCTTTTAATCCACTATCTATTGCAATTGGCCTTGATGCATCTTTTGTTGCCAGGACATTTGCAGGAGATATGAATCATATGAAAGAAATCTTTAAAAAAGCAATTGAACACAAAGGATATTCCCTTGTCGATGTATTCCAACCCTGTGTTACATATAACAAAATAAATACATTCAAATGGTTTAAAGAAAATGTGTACTATCTTGATGACTCATATGACCCCCACAATAGGAGTGAAGCCTTCAAAAAAGCCATAGAATATCTTAAATTCCCACTTGGAGTTTTATACATTAATCCAAATAAAACACCTTATGAAGATATTTTAACAGTTTACAATGAAGAAGATACACCCTTATATGAAAGAGATGTCGATATGGAGAAATTAAAGAATCTCATTAGATCAAAAAGGAAAATCTAA
- a CDS encoding 2-oxoacid:acceptor oxidoreductase subunit alpha has product MSESLKEDVSIVLCGEAGQGIQTVEEILVQAVKLGGYNVFSSKEYMSRIRGGENSTEIRVSSNRVMTYVNRIDILIAISRGAIDHLKDRISDDTIIMGDEDTLKDIEIPSLIKIPFLKTAKAIGGPIFANIIAAGALSRILNIDKETFDECINAMFGRKGEKILEGDLKAGEEGYKVGEDIINSGKFNINIKKDPQIRDELLLNGTEVVGFGCIAGGCKFMSSYPMTPSTPLQTFIAGNSTEFGMIFEQAEDEIAAINMGLGASYAGARSVVATSGSGFALMSEAVGLSGMIETPLVIYLAQRPGPAVGLPTRTAQEDLKLALYSAPGETPRAIFAPGKFEDAFYLTHHAFNLADKHQIPVFILSDQYFADIYYNLPDLNLDEVKFQKYIVKTDENYKRYEITENGISPRGVPGYGDGLVVVDSDEHDEEGHITEDLNLRNRMVEKRLYKKLKGIEEDVIPPELIGPSDYDILAIGWGSTYGAIKEALDNLKNDKTAFLYFKQVYPLHRETKNYLEKAKKTIIFENNAQGQFANLIKMETGFEIGEKSLKYNGMPFSVEEVIETLKSVTGGL; this is encoded by the coding sequence ATGTCTGAATCTTTAAAAGAAGATGTCTCCATAGTCCTGTGTGGTGAGGCAGGGCAGGGAATACAAACTGTCGAGGAAATACTTGTGCAGGCAGTCAAGCTCGGAGGATACAATGTTTTCTCCTCAAAAGAGTACATGTCACGAATAAGAGGTGGAGAAAACTCCACTGAAATAAGGGTATCCTCAAATAGAGTAATGACTTATGTTAACAGGATAGATATCCTCATTGCAATCAGCAGAGGAGCCATAGATCACCTTAAAGATAGAATATCTGATGACACAATTATAATGGGAGATGAAGACACTTTAAAAGATATAGAAATACCCTCCCTGATAAAAATTCCATTTTTAAAAACTGCTAAAGCTATTGGAGGGCCCATATTTGCAAACATCATTGCTGCAGGTGCGCTTTCAAGAATTTTAAATATAGACAAGGAAACATTTGATGAATGTATAAATGCCATGTTTGGACGGAAAGGCGAGAAAATACTGGAAGGCGACCTTAAAGCTGGTGAAGAAGGTTATAAAGTTGGAGAAGACATTATAAACTCTGGTAAATTCAATATTAACATTAAAAAAGACCCCCAAATACGAGATGAGCTTTTATTAAACGGCACAGAAGTAGTAGGTTTTGGCTGCATTGCAGGGGGCTGTAAATTCATGTCCTCGTATCCCATGACACCTTCTACCCCTCTTCAAACTTTCATTGCCGGAAATTCAACAGAATTTGGTATGATTTTTGAACAGGCCGAAGATGAAATAGCTGCAATAAATATGGGGCTAGGGGCCTCTTATGCCGGTGCAAGATCAGTTGTAGCAACTTCAGGAAGTGGATTTGCACTCATGAGTGAAGCTGTAGGACTATCAGGGATGATTGAAACTCCCCTAGTTATATACCTTGCCCAGCGCCCAGGCCCTGCAGTTGGGCTACCTACACGAACTGCACAGGAAGATCTTAAACTTGCCCTTTATTCTGCCCCAGGTGAAACTCCAAGGGCAATTTTTGCCCCCGGAAAATTCGAAGATGCATTTTATTTAACACACCATGCATTTAACCTTGCAGACAAACACCAAATCCCTGTTTTTATACTCTCCGACCAGTATTTTGCAGACATATACTACAATTTACCTGACCTTAACCTGGATGAAGTAAAATTCCAGAAATATATCGTTAAAACAGATGAAAACTACAAAAGATATGAAATAACTGAAAATGGAATATCTCCAAGAGGAGTTCCAGGATATGGAGATGGACTTGTAGTCGTTGATTCAGATGAACACGATGAAGAAGGGCACATAACCGAAGACCTCAATCTCAGAAATAGAATGGTAGAAAAACGCCTTTATAAAAAGCTTAAAGGAATTGAAGAAGATGTAATTCCTCCAGAACTTATAGGGCCTTCAGATTATGATATTCTGGCCATAGGTTGGGGCTCTACATATGGTGCTATAAAAGAGGCATTAGATAACCTGAAAAATGATAAAACTGCCTTTTTATATTTCAAGCAGGTTTATCCACTACACAGGGAAACTAAGAACTATCTTGAAAAAGCCAAAAAAACAATTATTTTTGAAAATAATGCCCAGGGGCAGTTTGCAAATCTCATAAAAATGGAAACTGGCTTTGAAATTGGTGAAAAATCACTGAAATATAATGGAATGCCTTTTTCAGTTGAAGAAGTTATAGAAACCTTAAAAAGCGTCACAGGGGGATTATAA
- a CDS encoding 2-oxoacid:acceptor oxidoreductase family protein, with product MEEKIIKKPESILDTFERKGGSAPTATHYCPGCGHGILHKLIGEALDELEIEDRAVLISPVGCAVFAYYYFDCGNVQVAHGRAPAVATGITRAEDNAIAMLYQGDGDLASIGLNETIQAANRGEKLAVFFVNNTVYGMTGGQMAPTTLIGEVTVTCPTGRDPRFAGYPLHMCELLDNLNAPVFIERVSLSDVKHIRKAKIAVKKALRIQKENKGYAFVEFLSPCPTNLRQDALGAEKFINEEMEKEFPLKRFRDRTKEVEPLCRGKSDFSKESLNKLFNIGSESTGAAINNPDFGEKRVKIAGFGGQGVLSMGLTLAEAGMKAQHYVSYYPAYGPEQRGGSSNCAVIMSGEVIGSPVVNEVDVLVALNKPSLEEFVGEVRDGGLIIYDSSIGYFKAPEGIEAISVPAFKIAKEHGVKRAGNTVLLGVLMALGYTELPEEVFKDAIKHTFSKKPKLIPVNLEILEAGAKWVRDNLS from the coding sequence ATGGAAGAAAAAATCATTAAAAAGCCGGAGTCCATCCTCGACACATTTGAAAGGAAAGGAGGCAGCGCACCCACAGCAACACATTACTGTCCAGGCTGCGGCCATGGGATTTTACACAAGCTCATTGGAGAAGCCCTAGATGAGCTCGAAATAGAAGATAGAGCCGTACTTATAAGCCCAGTAGGTTGTGCAGTATTTGCGTATTATTATTTTGACTGCGGAAATGTACAGGTAGCTCACGGAAGAGCTCCCGCTGTTGCAACAGGAATTACAAGGGCAGAAGATAATGCAATTGCAATGCTGTATCAAGGAGATGGAGATTTAGCCTCAATTGGACTTAACGAAACAATTCAAGCTGCAAACCGTGGGGAAAAACTTGCAGTCTTTTTCGTAAACAACACTGTTTATGGAATGACTGGAGGGCAGATGGCACCTACCACTCTCATTGGAGAAGTCACTGTAACCTGTCCTACTGGAAGAGATCCAAGATTTGCAGGTTACCCACTTCACATGTGTGAACTTCTAGATAACCTCAATGCACCCGTATTTATTGAAAGAGTTTCGCTTTCAGATGTTAAACACATAAGAAAAGCAAAAATAGCCGTTAAAAAAGCGCTCAGGATACAGAAAGAAAACAAAGGATATGCATTTGTTGAATTCCTTTCACCATGCCCAACTAACCTCAGACAAGACGCTCTCGGCGCGGAAAAATTCATTAACGAAGAGATGGAAAAAGAGTTTCCTCTTAAAAGATTTAGAGATAGAACTAAAGAAGTAGAACCTCTTTGCAGGGGTAAAAGTGACTTTTCAAAGGAATCACTCAACAAACTATTTAATATTGGAAGTGAAAGCACAGGAGCTGCCATAAATAACCCTGATTTTGGAGAAAAACGGGTTAAAATCGCAGGATTTGGTGGTCAAGGTGTTTTAAGTATGGGTTTAACCCTTGCAGAAGCAGGGATGAAAGCACAGCACTACGTATCATATTACCCTGCCTACGGACCTGAACAGAGAGGAGGATCATCCAACTGTGCGGTAATTATGTCAGGTGAAGTAATAGGTTCTCCAGTAGTTAATGAGGTTGATGTTCTTGTAGCTCTAAATAAACCTTCACTGGAAGAATTTGTAGGTGAAGTAAGAGATGGTGGTTTAATTATCTATGATTCATCAATAGGGTACTTTAAAGCCCCCGAAGGTATTGAGGCTATTTCTGTTCCTGCATTTAAGATTGCAAAAGAGCATGGAGTCAAAAGAGCGGGCAATACCGTTTTACTTGGAGTTTTAATGGCTCTTGGATACACTGAACTTCCAGAAGAAGTATTTAAAGATGCCATAAAACATACCTTCTCTAAAAAGCCAAAATTGATTCCAGTTAACCTCGAAATACTTGAAGCTGGAGCAAAATGGGTAAGGGATAATCTAAGTTAA